In the genome of Vicia villosa cultivar HV-30 ecotype Madison, WI linkage group LG7, Vvil1.0, whole genome shotgun sequence, one region contains:
- the LOC131620329 gene encoding NAC domain-containing protein 72-like — MGVPNKDPLSQLSLPPGFRFFPTDEELLVQYLCRKVAGHHFSLPIIAEIDLYKFDPWVLPGKANFGEKEWYFFSPRDRKYPNGSRPNRVAGSGYWKATGTDKIITTEGRKVGIKKALVFYIGKAPKGTKTNWIMHEYRLLDASRKHNLGSSKLDDWVLCRIYKKNSSSQKEVQSFSGKEYSNGSSPSTSSHVEDMSDSFPVIDDQSFALPRVTSLKMLQQEEKFGFHNMGAGIFSDWVTPAEFDTIPEFDSGSQTQGMLNYSCTDFCVPSAPPFGQLDLSAGFRNPTEEEVQSGMRTHRVTDNDNFNLYQHNSNVFLSGLGDPFEFGSSGYSFGL; from the exons atgggAGTTCCAAATAAAGATCCTCTCTCACAGTTGAGTTTACCTCCTGGTTTCAGATTCTTCCCTACCGATGAAGAGCTTCTTGTTCAGTACCTATGTCGCAAAGTTGCAGGACATCACTTTTCTTTGCCAATTATTGCTGAAATTGATTTATACAAATTCGATCCATGGGTTCTTCCAG GTAAAGCGAATTTCGGTGAGAAAGAATGGTATTTCTTCAGTCCAAGGGACAGGAAATATCCAAATGGTTCACGACCAAACAGAGTTGCTGGGTCGGGGTACTGGAAAGCTACTGGAACGGACAAAATCATCACCACCGAAGGTAGAAAAGTTGGCATAAAGAAAGCACTTGTTTTCTATATCGGTAAAGCACCAAAAGGAACTAAAACTAATTGGATTATGCATGAGTATCGCCTTCTTGACGCTTCACGAAAACACAACCTTGGTAGCTCCAAA TTGGATGATTGGGTCTTGTGTCGCATATACAAGAAGAACTCAAGCTCGCAAAAGGAAGTTCAATCATTTTCGGGCAAAGAATACAGCAATGGTTCATCGCCTTCCACATCCTCCCACGTGGAGGATATGTCGGACTCATTTCCGGTAATTGACGACCAGAGCTTTGCGCTTCCGCGGGTGACATCGCTCAAAATGCTACAGCAAGAGGAAAAGTTCGGGTTTCATAACATGGGAGCCGGAATTTTCTCTGATTGGGTTACCCCGGCAGAGTTTGACACGATACCGGAATTTGATTCCGGAAGCCAAACACAAGGGATGCTGAATTACAGCTGCACTGATTTTTGTGTCCCTTCAGCGCCGCCGTTTGGGCAGTTGGATCTCTCGGCGGGATTTAGGAACCCCACGGAGGAAGAGGTTCAGAGTGGCATGAGGACTCACCGGGTTACAGATAATGATAATTTCAATTTGTATCAACATAATTCAAATGTGTTTTTGTCGGGCTTGGGCGACCCGTTTGAGTTTGGGTCTTCGGGTTATTCTTTTGGTTTATAG